Part of the Methanoregula sp. UBA64 genome, AAAACCGGGGATATGCCGGGCAGATTCTGCCGGTACGGTCCGCACTTCTGCTGCTACGGGAACGGCCGGGTCCGCACCGGCATGAACAAAACATCATAATTCCGGGATGGCAGCCGGATGCGGAACCCGCGATGGGGGCAACTTTTCGTTATTTTTGCCCGGCAATTGCGAAAAACAGGGTCCCTGTTACTAAAAAATCACCTCAACCTATATGCTGGATCAGGAAAAATAATGGAGGACTCAAAACAACCTCGCCACCTGCCGGGACACCGGGTTCCGGGACGATTACGAGGTTTAATCACTTACTACAGGGAGCAGTATAGTACGTCAGCATCGATCCCAGGACACCATTCACCCGAATCCGGCGAAGACACGACCCTACTCACACTCTACGCCCTGGCCGGGGAGGAGAGCGGGGGACTGGTTACCTTCCGGCCCCGGTTCATCTCCAGTATCCAGCGGCATCTCTTTACCCCGGTCCGTGCTGCCGCTCTCCCGGCTGCAGGACCGGTCACGGTCCGGGAGCTCTCGCCCCACGAACTCGTCAGGGCCGAAGACGAGCTCTGGATCCATTACCACCGGCAGAAGGCCGATGCCGCAACCGAC contains:
- a CDS encoding GNAT family N-acetyltransferase, with the protein product MEDSKQPRHLPGHRVPGRLRGLITYYREQYSTSASIPGHHSPESGEDTTLLTLYALAGEESGGLVTFRPRFISSIQRHLFTPVRAAALPAAGPVTVRELSPHELVRAEDELWIHYHRQKADAATDRLFAAFAGTQLVGVARCSRHPDCLEVDGVYVLEEYRLKGFARSIMKQLIEECGKNEILYLHSRVELEEFYRSMGFYAIPEPGLPETIRDRSGFIRGSLQGAGVCPMRRDPSADNGKKDN